Proteins encoded in a region of the Dendropsophus ebraccatus isolate aDenEbr1 chromosome 11, aDenEbr1.pat, whole genome shotgun sequence genome:
- the SNRPE gene encoding small nuclear ribonucleoprotein E → MAYRGQGQKVQKVMVQPINLIFRYLQNRSRIQVWLYEQVNMRIEGCIIGFDEYMNLVLDDAEEIHLKTKSRKQLGRIMLKGDNITLLQSVVN, encoded by the exons ATGGCGTACCGCGGCCAGGGGCAGAAAGTGCAGAAAGTGATGGTTCAGCCCATC AATTTAATTTTTAGGTATTTACAAAAC AGATCCCGGATCCAGGTGTGGCTCTATGAGCAGGTGAACATGCGTATTGAAGGCTGCATTATT GGCTTTGATGAGTATATGAATCTAGTTTTGGATGATGCCGAAGAAATCCATCTGAAAACAAAGTCAAGGAAGCAGCTTG GGCGAATTATGCTTAAAGGCGACAACATTACTTTACTACAAAGTGTTGTAAATTAA
- the HSD11B1 gene encoding 11-beta-hydroxysteroid dehydrogenase 1 — MALLNKALLALVGVLLAIYFYAGKEEFQPEMLKGKRVIVTGASSGIGEQMAYHLAKMGSHVVITARTEVRLKKVVEKCRKLGAASAYYIPGSMDNITFAKYVVQEAERLFGGLDMLILNHIGYTYFNFFDGDVAHIRNLLEINFLSYVAMTVEALPMLKASGGNIVVVSSLAGKVGLPLSVPYSTTKFALDGFFSSLRMEFYHQKINVSITLCVLSYIDTDTAVNTVSHVIQQPAAPKEECALEIIKGGALRQREVYYQYYATKFVMLFRDWAPEFLEHLLLKNYNVEALDKKQE, encoded by the exons AAATGCTTAAGGGAAAAAGAGTGATTGTTACTGGAGCAAGTTCTGGCATTGGTGAACAGATGGCATATCACCTGGCAAAGATGGGATCACATGTAGTGATAACAGCCCGTACTGAAGTCAGACTCAAGAAG gtgGTAGAAAAATGTAGAAAACTTGGTGCAGCTTCTGCCTATTATATCCCTGGAAGTATGGACAATATAACTTTTGCAAAGTATGTAGTTCAGGAAGCTGAACGTTTATTTG GTGGACTGGACATGCTAATCTTGAACCATATTGGTTACACTTACTTTAATTTCTTTGATGGCGACGTGGCTCATATACGCAATCTCCTTGAAATAAATTTTCTGAGCTATGTCGCCATGACGGTCGAAGCTCTGCCGATGCTGAAAGCCAGTGGTGGCAACATTGTTGTAGTCTCTTCACTTGCAG GCAAAGTTGGCTTACCCTTGTCCGTGCCATATTCGACCACTAAATTTGCCCTggatggcttcttcagttctctCCGAATGGAATTCTACCATCAAAAAATTAATGTTTCTATTACATTGTGTGTTCTCAGCTATATTGATACAG ACACTGCTGTAAATACAGTATCCCATGTGATCCAGCAGCCTGCGGCTCCAAAAGAAGAATGTGCCCTAGAAATCATTAAAGGTGGAGCCCTGAGACAAAGAGAGgtttattaccagtattatgctACCAAGTTTGTAATGCTGTTTAGAGACTGGGCCCCAGAATTCTTAGAACACCTTCTCCTTAAGAATTACAACGTCGAGGCACTGGATAAGAAGCAGGAATGA